In the genome of Phycisphaeraceae bacterium, one region contains:
- a CDS encoding SUMF1/EgtB/PvdO family nonheme iron enzyme produces MKIVPYLAVSVIACAAAHATPNTQRLEFSEEYGLPFSRIGAPGNAPTLMRRLGFPQDARLMGAVNHEYRIMTREVTNGEFLEFARAIAPYIDAIGSSGGTIGGDGLLVQRVGNGYSFSIQPGRTADEPIRTTFYAAAMYANWLHNGKGSTIEAFQDGAYDAETFRRFPGQPIPVGQASRNADARFWIPSMDEWVKAGHYDPDRFGEGDSGGESGGGGWWDFPDSSDTQLIPGRPELGGQTNAGSPTEWPSGQERPHEVGLYPDTQSPWGLLDVSGGASEWTESLLGGGNARLAKGTDTRYGGDLFADELVWFGHGSPVQFGGIRLAAVIPAPSGGGIVLVACAVTLTRRRRR; encoded by the coding sequence GTGAAGATCGTTCCGTATCTCGCCGTCTCGGTGATCGCCTGCGCCGCCGCACACGCTACACCCAACACCCAGCGCCTCGAGTTCTCCGAGGAGTACGGCCTGCCCTTCAGCCGCATCGGCGCGCCGGGCAACGCGCCCACGCTCATGCGTCGGCTCGGCTTCCCTCAGGACGCACGCCTCATGGGCGCGGTGAACCACGAGTACCGCATCATGACCCGCGAGGTCACTAACGGCGAGTTCCTCGAGTTCGCCCGCGCCATCGCGCCCTACATCGATGCCATCGGGAGTTCTGGAGGGACCATCGGGGGGGACGGTCTTCTTGTTCAGCGAGTCGGCAATGGCTACTCATTCTCGATCCAGCCCGGCCGCACCGCTGACGAGCCGATCCGCACGACCTTTTACGCCGCGGCGATGTACGCCAACTGGCTGCACAACGGGAAGGGCTCGACCATCGAGGCCTTCCAGGACGGCGCGTACGACGCCGAGACCTTCCGGCGCTTCCCAGGCCAGCCGATCCCAGTCGGGCAGGCGTCGCGCAATGCCGATGCGCGGTTCTGGATCCCGTCGATGGACGAGTGGGTGAAGGCCGGGCATTACGACCCCGACCGCTTCGGCGAGGGGGATTCCGGGGGCGAGTCCGGGGGTGGTGGGTGGTGGGACTTCCCGGATTCGAGCGACACGCAGCTGATCCCCGGACGCCCCGAACTCGGCGGCCAGACCAACGCGGGGTCTCCGACCGAGTGGCCCTCGGGCCAAGAGCGACCTCACGAGGTCGGGCTGTACCCCGACACGCAGAGCCCCTGGGGCCTACTGGATGTGTCGGGCGGGGCGAGCGAGTGGACCGAGAGCCTGCTGGGTGGCGGCAATGCGCGCCTAGCGAAGGGCACGGATACGCGTTACGGCGGCGATCTCTTCGCCGACGAGTTGGTGTGGTTCGGGCACGGTAGCCCAGTGCAGTTCGGCGGGATCCGCCTTGCGGCAGTCATTCCGGCGCCATCCGGGGGCGGCATCGTGCTCGTCGCGTGCGCCGTCACGCTAACCCGCCGCAGACGCCGCTGA
- a CDS encoding FG-GAP repeat protein: MRTTTATRAARAATILAATATAHAGVDPARDGLLPCGYATHLASVATIELVARVTPPGVTFGREGRALALGDVDADGVDDIVIGFAECAFGDCALQNNATRVGVVRVVSGASGQTILEVTGQPWTTPSQIDAFGWSVALADLTGDGRLDLLVGAPLANNARGRVDAFSSDGAPLYSVDGPEGAQRFGELILTVGDATRDGRDDFLVLDSQAIGRTPTLWALRALDGSVMHSRVVNSHRVTVMGDRDNDGIPEYATGAPGLPIPEERARAFRADTGAIVYQLLAAEGYLAWLGDVDDDGFGEFIQFQSLYEWRAPSQYVLEGAFGLPAFPLPRRTLGAADFAGDGALDVLTLLGPIVDVPDPERDALALTSARERANYGFFLPRHRALVEGEWLAHNYQRVAAGRVHQRDDAHDIAIEVVAHNLPDDRFLVALYAGPWLPGDVNHDASVDFHDLNSVLTRFGQSANKDARADADCSGTVDHDDLRIVIRFFGARLTPLTHHSGSSHPSLR, translated from the coding sequence ATGCGCACCACCACCGCAACGCGCGCCGCACGCGCCGCGACCATCCTCGCCGCGACCGCGACCGCACACGCCGGCGTCGACCCGGCCCGAGACGGGCTCCTGCCCTGCGGCTACGCGACGCACCTCGCCTCCGTCGCCACCATCGAACTCGTCGCACGCGTCACCCCGCCCGGCGTCACCTTCGGACGCGAAGGACGCGCGCTCGCCCTCGGCGACGTCGACGCCGACGGCGTCGACGACATCGTCATAGGCTTCGCCGAGTGCGCCTTTGGCGACTGCGCGCTCCAGAACAACGCCACACGCGTCGGCGTCGTGCGCGTCGTCTCGGGCGCCTCCGGGCAGACCATCCTCGAAGTCACCGGCCAGCCCTGGACAACCCCCTCGCAGATCGACGCCTTCGGATGGTCCGTCGCGCTCGCCGACCTCACCGGCGACGGGCGACTCGACCTCCTCGTCGGCGCGCCCCTCGCCAACAACGCGCGAGGACGCGTCGACGCCTTCTCCTCCGACGGCGCGCCCCTCTACTCCGTCGACGGCCCCGAGGGCGCGCAGCGCTTCGGCGAACTCATCCTCACCGTCGGCGACGCCACGCGCGACGGACGCGACGACTTCCTCGTCCTCGACTCACAGGCCATCGGACGCACGCCCACCCTCTGGGCGCTCCGCGCCCTCGACGGCTCCGTCATGCACTCGCGCGTCGTCAACTCCCATCGCGTCACCGTCATGGGCGACCGCGACAACGACGGCATACCCGAATACGCCACCGGCGCGCCGGGCCTGCCCATCCCCGAAGAACGCGCGCGCGCCTTCCGCGCAGACACCGGCGCGATCGTCTATCAACTCCTCGCCGCCGAGGGCTACCTCGCCTGGCTCGGCGATGTGGACGACGACGGCTTCGGCGAGTTCATCCAGTTCCAGTCCCTCTACGAGTGGCGCGCCCCGAGCCAGTATGTCCTCGAAGGCGCCTTCGGCCTCCCCGCCTTCCCGCTCCCGCGCCGCACGCTCGGCGCCGCCGACTTCGCCGGCGACGGCGCGCTCGATGTCCTCACGCTCCTGGGCCCCATCGTCGATGTCCCCGACCCCGAACGCGACGCCCTCGCCCTCACCTCGGCGCGCGAGCGCGCGAACTACGGCTTCTTCCTCCCGCGCCATCGCGCGCTCGTCGAAGGCGAATGGCTCGCGCACAACTACCAGCGCGTCGCCGCCGGGCGCGTCCACCAGCGCGACGACGCCCACGACATCGCCATCGAGGTCGTCGCGCACAACCTCCCCGACGACCGATTCCTCGTCGCGCTCTACGCCGGGCCCTGGCTCCCAGGCGATGTGAACCACGACGCCTCGGTCGATTTCCACGACCTGAACAGCGTCCTCACACGGTTCGGACAAAGCGCGAACAAAGACGCCCGCGCCGACGCCGACTGCTCCGGGACCGTCGACCACGACGACCTCCGCATCGTCATCCGCTTCTTCGGCGCCAGACTCACGCCCCTGACGCATCACAGTGGATCGTCGCACCCCTCGCTCCGGTGA
- a CDS encoding VCBS repeat-containing protein: MILSRLSSRALGAACCLALSAGAAHAAPCADGVISDLSVSVTVNNRIAPGVVVGDGRNQVALGDINNDGFLDVIVGFSEGAFGDVGAVNRRGVVRVFSGADGSLLREFTGNTWTTPAQLDGFGWRVGSADVNGDGFDDVLVGIRRFNNNAGRVVAYSGATGAPLVNFNGFGGDFGDTIVNLGDTNNDGRDDVLITLPSYNPQGAAVPPGAVAVFSGANGALIDSSVGGGLNPRLGRIAGLLGDVNDDAVPDLYVATNQSIIVFSSDDLAAGIWIRIVDQFGGAPLAAAPVGDLNSDGKPDLAVIRNGFYSVRSGATGDIIVAERAILPAGADVAMQGGVGDLNDDGVEDLVIVVRGGAAETEELLYLDAATGDVLARRVGPAYFDPNLGESDLGYGTGLAVGDVNNDGTPDVVVARRIEQYASAPFSEAIQALVYTSLPCVGDANGDGVVNFADLNTVLGSFGLSGIGVSGDTDCSQLVNFTDLNTVLGAFGSNCD, translated from the coding sequence ATGATCCTGAGTCGTCTGTCGTCACGCGCGCTCGGCGCCGCCTGCTGTCTCGCCCTCAGCGCCGGAGCCGCTCACGCCGCTCCCTGCGCCGACGGCGTGATCAGCGACCTCTCCGTCTCCGTCACCGTCAACAACCGCATCGCGCCCGGCGTGGTCGTCGGCGACGGACGCAACCAGGTCGCCCTCGGCGATATCAACAACGACGGCTTCCTCGACGTCATCGTCGGCTTCAGCGAGGGCGCCTTCGGCGATGTCGGCGCCGTCAACCGGCGCGGCGTCGTCCGCGTGTTCTCGGGCGCCGACGGCTCACTCCTCCGCGAGTTCACCGGCAACACCTGGACCACCCCCGCGCAACTCGACGGCTTCGGCTGGCGCGTCGGCTCCGCCGATGTCAACGGCGACGGCTTCGACGACGTCCTCGTCGGCATCCGACGCTTCAACAACAACGCCGGACGCGTCGTCGCCTACTCCGGCGCCACCGGCGCGCCCCTCGTCAACTTCAACGGCTTCGGCGGCGACTTCGGCGACACCATCGTCAACCTCGGCGACACCAACAACGACGGACGCGACGATGTCCTCATCACCCTCCCCAGTTACAACCCGCAGGGCGCCGCCGTGCCACCGGGCGCCGTCGCTGTCTTCAGCGGCGCCAACGGCGCGCTCATCGACTCCTCCGTCGGAGGCGGGCTCAACCCGCGCCTCGGACGCATCGCCGGCCTCCTGGGCGATGTGAACGACGACGCCGTCCCCGACCTCTACGTCGCCACCAACCAGTCCATCATCGTCTTCTCCTCCGACGACCTCGCCGCCGGCATCTGGATCCGCATCGTCGACCAGTTCGGCGGCGCGCCCCTCGCCGCCGCCCCCGTCGGCGATCTCAACTCCGACGGAAAGCCCGACCTCGCCGTCATCCGCAACGGCTTCTACTCCGTCCGATCCGGCGCCACCGGCGACATCATCGTCGCCGAACGCGCCATCCTCCCGGCCGGCGCCGATGTCGCCATGCAGGGCGGCGTCGGCGACCTCAACGACGACGGCGTCGAAGACCTCGTCATCGTCGTCCGCGGCGGCGCAGCCGAAACCGAAGAACTCCTCTACCTCGACGCCGCCACCGGCGACGTCCTCGCGCGCCGCGTCGGCCCCGCCTACTTCGACCCCAACCTCGGCGAGAGCGACCTCGGCTACGGCACCGGCCTCGCCGTCGGCGATGTCAACAACGACGGCACGCCCGACGTCGTCGTCGCGCGACGCATCGAGCAGTACGCCTCCGCCCCATTCAGCGAGGCCATCCAGGCCCTCGTCTACACCTCCCTCCCCTGCGTCGGCGACGCCAACGGCGACGGCGTCGTCAACTTCGCCGACCTCAACACCGTCCTCGGCTCCTTCGGCCTCTCCGGCATCGGCGTCAGCGGCGACACCGACTGCAGCCAGCTCGTCAACTTCACCGACCTCAACACCGTCCTCGGCGCCTTCGGCTCCAACTGCGACTAA
- a CDS encoding DUF559 domain-containing protein, giving the protein MHAPRGDWRTDLRAARLRRESSPPERILWSRLRNAKLGGLKFRRQRSLGPYILDFFCAEALLCIEIDGHCHAHRRDHDARRDEYLRERGVHTLRIAASEVTKNPDGVLMHILRLARARIEEKEKSETEEGSPEKA; this is encoded by the coding sequence ATGCACGCCCCCCGCGGCGACTGGCGAACCGACCTCCGCGCCGCCCGGCTCCGACGCGAATCGTCGCCTCCAGAGCGCATCCTCTGGTCTCGTCTTCGCAACGCGAAACTCGGCGGCCTCAAGTTCCGGCGCCAGCGCTCGCTCGGCCCCTACATCCTCGACTTCTTCTGCGCCGAGGCGCTGCTCTGCATCGAGATCGACGGCCACTGCCACGCGCACCGCCGCGACCACGACGCGCGACGCGACGAGTATCTGCGTGAACGCGGCGTGCACACCCTGCGCATCGCCGCGTCGGAAGTCACGAAGAACCCCGACGGGGTCTTGATGCACATCCTCCGCCTCGCGCGTGCGCGGATCGAAGAGAAAGAGAAGTCAGAGACGGAGGAGGGAAGCCCGGAGAAGGCGTAG
- a CDS encoding IS110 family transposase: protein MEKTSVYVGLDYHQSFIRVCVVDAAGRALYNRPCGNHWREVVEAVSGRGAVAGVAIEACCGAADLADELVEHAGWSVALAHPGYVARMKQSPDKSDMADARVLAELTRVGWLPRVWLAPAPIRELRRLVGLRQTLIDQRRAARLRLRALLRDLRRRPAGVRTRPWSRAWLAWVDTLDLDDASRLVLDECLAQIAFFTQRLTRVEHALEGRTHNDPVVRRLREMPGVGPVTAWVLRAHVGRFDRFRSGKQLARFCSLCPRNASSGDRVADSGLIRAGDPTLRSTLIELGHRLVRCDQRWGSLAARLRRAGKHPCVIAAAVANRFVRWLHHQMQEPTMT, encoded by the coding sequence ATGGAGAAGACCTCAGTGTATGTGGGACTGGACTATCACCAGTCGTTCATCCGTGTGTGCGTGGTCGACGCCGCCGGCCGCGCCCTGTACAACCGGCCCTGCGGCAACCACTGGCGTGAGGTGGTCGAGGCCGTCTCGGGACGCGGGGCGGTGGCCGGCGTGGCCATCGAGGCCTGCTGCGGCGCAGCCGACCTGGCCGACGAGCTCGTCGAGCACGCCGGCTGGAGCGTGGCCCTGGCGCACCCGGGCTATGTCGCACGCATGAAGCAGAGCCCCGACAAGAGCGACATGGCCGACGCACGCGTGCTCGCCGAGCTCACCCGCGTGGGCTGGCTCCCGCGTGTCTGGCTCGCGCCCGCCCCGATCCGCGAGCTGCGTCGGCTCGTGGGGCTGCGTCAGACCCTGATCGATCAGCGACGCGCCGCGAGGCTCCGTCTGCGCGCGTTGCTCCGCGACCTGCGCCGGCGACCCGCGGGCGTGCGGACGCGTCCCTGGTCCCGCGCCTGGCTGGCGTGGGTCGACACGCTGGACCTGGACGACGCGTCGCGTCTGGTGCTCGACGAGTGTCTTGCTCAGATCGCCTTCTTCACTCAGCGGCTGACGCGTGTCGAGCACGCGTTGGAGGGGCGCACCCACAACGACCCGGTCGTGCGTCGCCTGCGTGAGATGCCCGGCGTGGGCCCGGTCACCGCGTGGGTGCTGCGCGCCCATGTCGGACGCTTCGACCGATTCCGCAGCGGCAAGCAGCTCGCGCGGTTCTGCAGCCTGTGCCCGCGCAACGCCTCCAGCGGCGATCGCGTGGCCGACTCGGGCCTGATCCGCGCCGGCGACCCGACGCTGCGCTCCACGCTCATCGAGCTGGGCCATCGGCTCGTCCGCTGCGACCAACGCTGGGGATCCCTGGCCGCGCGTCTGCGTCGGGCGGGCAAGCACCCCTGCGTGATCGCCGCCGCCGTGGCCAACCGCTTCGTGCGCTGGCTCCACCACCAGATGCAGGAGCCCACCATGACCTGA